The window TAATTTTACTGCTCCGTATTTACTGGTTTGATCGGTGGTGAGCCTTACAAAGTCCCCGCTTACAACGGCGTCAGATACAAGATCCCAGCCTGTTGTATTTACGGGGTTTCCGGTAAGTTGATAGGTTTGTGAAAATACTCTTCCAGGCAAGCATAATAATATAGTCAGAATAAAAATGAGTATACTTTTTTTCATAATGGATGGATTGTGATGTTATACTTAATCTTAGATATAAAATTGTTTTTTAGTTTTTTGAATGGTTTTTTAGAAGGAATTTTCCTTCCCAATCTCTGATTGGGCATATCCTTTTTTAATACCAAAACTACCCCGGGCGAGGTAGTTTTTGGTAATAAAATTTATTCTCTGTTTTTAACCAATACCCAGCCTGAGTATTTAGTTTCAGTATTGTCTTTATTGTTTTCGTTCCATGAGATGGTGTACCAGTAGGTTCCTGTAAGGATTTTTTTACCGGAAGCCGTTCCGTCCCAAGTGAAGTTTCTCATTTTCCCGGCTTCATACAGTTTGTTGCCATATCTGTCATAAACAATGAAGGTCAGGTTTTTTTTGTAAGCGAGTGCAGAGTAATCAATGAAGTCATTTATATTATCGCCGTTTGGAGTGATCGCATTGATTAGATTGGGAACAGTAATCTGAATTTCAACAGGGGTACAGTTATAGAAATCTTTTACATACACTTTTACTTCTCCTCTTGCCAATCCGGTAAATACATTGCTGGTCTGCCAATTGGCTCCATCCAGAGAAAACTGATAGGGAGGTTTTCCTCCTGCTACATTTACAGTGATTGTGTTGTTGTCAATATCTATGCTGGAGATTACAGGGTTTGCAGATGCTTTTACATTGACAATCTGTGTCGTGATACAGTTTCCTGTTTTAAGTTTTACCCAGTAAGTGCCTACTCCTACATCTTTAATAGATGAGGTGGTGGCCCCGGTGCTCCATTCATAGCCGTCAAATCCAGGACCTGCATCAAGATCTGTTTTCTCACCAATACAAATGGTTTTGTCCTTTAAAACAGAAGATGGTGTAGGCGGTAATACAATGAGGTTGATTTTAGCAATATTAAAACATCCGTTGGCATCCGTTACTTTTGCAAACACAGCAGTACTTGTAGATAAATACTGAAGAGGGTTCATAATTTCATTCACACCGTCTAAAGCATTGGCTACAGAAGTGTAATATTTTTTGGCAGCGCCGGTTCCTAAAGGAGTAACATCTGCGGAAGTTAAGTTAAAGATTGCACTGGTAATATTATTTTCAATGAAACAAGATCTTAAAGTAGCTTCTTTTACAGGCGTATCCGCATAGAATGCCAATGTGATTTTTGCGGAACCTGTACACCCCTTTGGTGTTGTTACCTTTACATACACTACTCCCGGAGCAGACAGGTAATTGCCTGGGTTTTGAATTTCATTGGTATCCGCATTAAGATCTGCAAGCGTTTTGTAATATTTTTTGGTAACCCCCGGAACAGTGGTAACAGGTGCGGTATTTAGATTGAAAGCAGCAGTTCCTGCTTTGTTATTATTACATACCGTAATCGTTTTGTCTTCTGCTTTGAAAGGGGCCAGAACCAATAAGATTTTACCGTCCGGATTATCACAAAGGAGCCCTGCATTATCTTTAATGACCACTGTAACCGTTGCATTAGCATTAAACTGATAATTGGCTGGATTGGCAATAGGCGTTGAGCTTCCGAATGGATAATAGGTAAATGTATAATTCGAGGGATTGCTCACAAATTGCGAATTGAAAGTGGTCAGGTTCACAGACCCATATCCTGTTGTAGGATTAGGACAGAAAGACTGTGTTGCTGAATTCTGTAAAATAGGAACTTTATCGGTATAAATTTTTACATTTTTAATAGAATGCCTTGATCTTGCCGCTCCGGTAGATGCTGAAAATCCAAAATATCCTACAGTCATAGAAGCTGCTGTACCGGAAGGAGCAAAAGACTGATTGCAAATTACATTACCGTCCATTGTTATTTTGATGATCCAGTTGGTAGGAGTGGCGGGATCTACCTGAGCCGTAACTTCCACATGCTTGAAAGTAGAACCCTGAAAAGGTTGGGTAGTATTCAGATCTGGTGAGTGAAAGGAGCTTCCCGGCACATTGAAGAATTCTACATTATTGGTATCTGTTGTATTCTGAACCTGTCCGTACGCAACATGAACTTTGCTCATGGTGGCTGCCGTTGTATTGTTGTATGTGTCGAATCCTACAATAAAACCGATGGCATTTTGAGAGACTCCAAGACCTGATCCTAATACACTTGCAACGGGCGGATTGGCGAGATACCAGAAGGCAATTCCATCTCCGTTGAAAGTTTGGTTAGAATCCATTCTGAAATCGAATT of the Chryseobacterium aureum genome contains:
- a CDS encoding T9SS type B sorting domain-containing protein gives rise to the protein MNKNLLLYLSVFLLCIAGKSFAQTYQLAGNPVTTTGWTMVSPTQVNTDFIQLTPDTNNQSGSIRLNDPINLKYCDKWRVEFDFRMDSNQTFNGDGIAFWYLANPPVASVLGSGLGVSQNAIGFIVGFDTYNNTTAATMSKVHVAYGQVQNTTDTNNVEFFNVPGSSFHSPDLNTTQPFQGSTFKHVEVTAQVDPATPTNWIIKITMDGNVICNQSFAPSGTAASMTVGYFGFSASTGAARSRHSIKNVKIYTDKVPILQNSATQSFCPNPTTGYGSVNLTTFNSQFVSNPSNYTFTYYPFGSSTPIANPANYQFNANATVTVVIKDNAGLLCDNPDGKILLVLAPFKAEDKTITVCNNNKAGTAAFNLNTAPVTTVPGVTKKYYKTLADLNADTNEIQNPGNYLSAPGVVYVKVTTPKGCTGSAKITLAFYADTPVKEATLRSCFIENNITSAIFNLTSADVTPLGTGAAKKYYTSVANALDGVNEIMNPLQYLSTSTAVFAKVTDANGCFNIAKINLIVLPPTPSSVLKDKTICIGEKTDLDAGPGFDGYEWSTGATTSSIKDVGVGTYWVKLKTGNCITTQIVNVKASANPVISSIDIDNNTITVNVAGGKPPYQFSLDGANWQTSNVFTGLARGEVKVYVKDFYNCTPVEIQITVPNLINAITPNGDNINDFIDYSALAYKKNLTFIVYDRYGNKLYEAGKMRNFTWDGTASGKKILTGTYWYTISWNENNKDNTETKYSGWVLVKNRE